The following is a genomic window from Amycolatopsis acidiphila.
ACCCCGGAAAGCCCCAGCTCCAGCATCACGGCACCCTCGTTGGGCTGGCGCGGGGGAACCTGCATCCACACCCGGACGAGCGTGCGCGGTTCGGTCTGCGTGACCCAGAACTTCACGTCGACATCGGCCTGGATCTGCGGTACGACGCTCGCGATCGCGTCCTTGCCGAGCTCGCCGGTCACCCGGTACGTCTCGACGCCCTTGACGTCTTCCTTCGTCTCGGTCTTCAGCCCGGTCGCGCTGGTCAGCAGCTTCGGCAGCCCGCGCCCTTCCGCCAGCAGCGCGGCGGGGCTGTACTCGGCGGGCACCGGCTCCTGCGTCCGCGTCCCGTGCTGGTCGGTGAGCACCAGCTG
Proteins encoded in this region:
- a CDS encoding LppX_LprAFG lipoprotein: MLRRRTAGVLLLILALASGCATSPDTRGPVPDGAELVTAAAATLGKISSVQFDFSISGIIPGLDVREVKGWASRAGGPAGSAIGQADMQESTNRFELKYEITGNQLVLTDQHGTRTQEPVPAEYSPAALLAEGRGLPKLLTSATGLKTETKEDVKGVETYRVTGELGKDAIASVVPQIQADVDVKFWVTQTEPRTLVRVWMQVPPRQPNEGAVMLELGLSGVNTPPSSAPGS